The sequence GATAGTATTTCGGAATACAATTCCTTCAAGAGTAAGGAGAACCAATACGAAACGTATAGTAGAACCGGACTTTATATGGGTGTAGGTTTGTATTTAGTCCAATTGGCTCAGAGCTATTTTTTGGGACAAAAATGGGCGACTCATAATATTATCCAAACTCCGTCCGGAGAAGCAGTGAAAGAAGGATTCAATTTTAAAAGTAATTATATGCCTATTGCTGCAGGAGGCGCGAGCAATCTTTGGGAATATCGCACCGACCTGAGATATGTGAGCACTTTTTAAACTTCCGGAATAGAGTAACCTTTCGATTTCAACCAGTCCTGGTCATATAACCTGGACTGGTATCTTGCACCGCTGTCTGCAAGAACCGTAACTATGGTATGCCCAGGTCCTAATTCTTTTGCAAGTTTTACTGCAGCGCCCACATTAATCCCGCTCGAACCTCCCACAAACAATCCATCCTTGCGTAAAAGTGTATAAATAAACTCTAAACATTCCGCATCCGTGACTCTGATCGCATCGTCAAACGGAGCGTCTTTCATATTCTCCGTAATCCTTCCGTTACCGATCCCTTCAGTGAAGGAATTTCCTTCAGAAGTAAGCTCTCCCTTCTTTACAAAATTATAAATTGCCGATCCGTAAGGTTCAGCTGCTATCGTTTTGATCTTTGGATTTTTTTCTTTTAAGAACATCGCCGTCCCGCTGAATGTTCCTCCCGTTCCTAAGGATGCAAGCCAAGCGTCCACTTTCCCGCCTGTTTGTCTCCAGATCTCAGGTCCTGTAGTATGATAATGCGCCAAACGATTTGCCACATTATCGAATTGATTTGCCCAAATCGCATTCGGAATTTCTTCCGCGATACGAGCGGAAACTTTTACATAGTTTCCCGGATCTTTGTAAGGTACTGCAGGAACTGTTCTTACTTCCGCACCTAGAGTCTTAAGTAAATCTATTTTTTCTTTGGATTGTGTATCCGGGATCACGATCAGACATTTGTATCCCTTTGCGTTACATATGTGCACAAGACCTATCCCGGTATTTCCTGCGGTGCCTTCGACCACAGTGCCACCCGGCTTTAAGAGTCCCTTCTTCTCCGCCTCTTCAATGATAAATAATGCAGCCCTGTCTTTTACGGATCCTCCAGGATTTAAGAATTCCGCTTTTCCTAAAATTTCACATCCTGTCAGATTCGAATAATAATTTAAACGGATCAAAGGAGTGTTCCCAATCGCCTCTGCAAAACCTTTTTTGATCTCCATAAGAGCCTCTTTATTATACTATTTTAATATGTCCCAATAAAAAAAGGAAAGCAAATCCACTTTCGTGGATCCGCTTTCCCCCCTCGAATTTTTCCGATTTTGTTTTTTATTCCGGAAAAATAATCTATGTTTCGAACAGTTAGTTATACACTTCTGCGGGCTTAAGCGATTGTTACATCCTTAGACAAATATACGTCTTGGATCGCGTTTAACAATGCAACTCCGTCTTTCATAGGCTTTTGGAATGCCTTCCTTCCGGAGATTAGTCCCATTCCGCCGGCTCTCTTATTGATAACTGCAGCTTTTACTGCATCACCCAGGTCATTGGAACCGGAAGGTCCGCCTGAGTTGATCAAACCGATTTTACCCATATAGCAGTTTGCAACTTGGTATCTTGCCATATCGATCGGATGATCGGAAGAAAGATCGGTATACATCTTATCGTCTTTTTTGCCGAATTTCAGATCTTTGAATCCGCCTAAGTTAGTTTCAGGCAATTTTTGTTTTACGATATCCGCCTGAATAGTAGCAGCCAAATGGTTTGCTTGTCCGGTTAAGTCGGTAGCGATATGATAATCGGTCTTATCGTTTTTGAATGCATCGTTCCGAAGGTAGGCCCAAAGAATGGTTACGAGTCCTAACTCATGAGCTCTGTGGAAAGCTTCGGAGATCTCTTGGATCTGTCTGGAACTTTCGTCCGAACCGAAATAGATCGTAGCTCCTACGGCAGCAGCTCCCATATCGAATGCCTGCTCTACATTTGCAAAGAGGATCTGGTCGAATTTGTTCGGATAGCTTAGAAGTTCGTTATGATTGATCTTAACTACAAAAGGAATTTTGTGAGCGTATTTACGGGAAACTAATCCCAAAACCCCAAGAGTGGAAGCAACTGCGTTACATCCGCCTTCAATAGCAAGTTTTACGATATTCTCCGGATCGAAATATGCAGGGTTTTTAGCGAAAGAAGCACCCGCACTATGCTCAATCCCTTGGTCCACAGGAAGAATGGAAAGATATCCTGTTCCGGCAAGACGTCCTGTATTGTAGATGGATTGGAAATTTTTAAGAACAGAGTTATTTCTATCGGTCTTAGCAAAAATTTCGTCAATGTAATTCGGACCAGGGATGGTCAGGGTTTCCTTGGGGATGGTTTTAGAGACATGATTTAAGAGAGAATCCGCTTCCGCACCTAATGCGCTCTTGATTTTATCTAACATTCCAGTTATACCTATTGGTTTTATCGATCTGGTGACTAGTTTTGGGGCGAAGCCCAAAATTTCCATCGATTTTCGGCGAGAAATCCGAGGGGCAAAGCAAGACCTAAATCAAGATCCCTACTTAGTCTGAACCGGAAGGCGGATATGGAAATCTGTGCCTGAACTGGACTTTTGGACATCCAATTTTCCCTGATTGGATTGTATAATCCCGTAACAAACGGAAAGTCCCATCCCAATCCTAGAATCATCCGATTGTATCCTTTCGAAAGGTTGAAAAGCGTTCTCAGGGTCGAGTTCTCCGTTCAAGGTTCCGGAAAGTCGAATGTCCAAATACTTTTCTAAGTCCGTTTTAGCGGTTCCTAAACCTGCGCTAAAATGGATCTTACTTCCTTTCAGATCGGAGCCTACTCCATCCGCATAAAAATATAAAAGATAATATAATACTTCTTTAATTTGATTCTGCTTTAAGAATACATCCGGCAGATCGGAAGGAATGTTCTTAGAAATTTCCAGATTTTTGGATTTCAATAATTCGGAGATAATACCTTCTACCCCGGTTAAAATATCGTCCAATTTACACCAACTAGGTTCTTCATTATCCGAGCGGGAAAATAAGATCAAATTCCGGATAATGCCGGAGATCCTTTCTCCTTGTTCTATGATCACTCTAGCGTAATTTCGAATATCCGCGGGAAGATCCTTTTTATTCCGGATAATATTGCCGTAATTGATCACCCCCA comes from Leptospira licerasiae serovar Varillal str. VAR 010 and encodes:
- a CDS encoding cysteine synthase A — translated: MEIKKGFAEAIGNTPLIRLNYYSNLTGCEILGKAEFLNPGGSVKDRAALFIIEEAEKKGLLKPGGTVVEGTAGNTGIGLVHICNAKGYKCLIVIPDTQSKEKIDLLKTLGAEVRTVPAVPYKDPGNYVKVSARIAEEIPNAIWANQFDNVANRLAHYHTTGPEIWRQTGGKVDAWLASLGTGGTFSGTAMFLKEKNPKIKTIAAEPYGSAIYNFVKKGELTSEGNSFTEGIGNGRITENMKDAPFDDAIRVTDAECLEFIYTLLRKDGLFVGGSSGINVGAAVKLAKELGPGHTIVTVLADSGARYQSRLYDQDWLKSKGYSIPEV
- a CDS encoding class I fructose-bisphosphate aldolase, with translation MLDKIKSALGAEADSLLNHVSKTIPKETLTIPGPNYIDEIFAKTDRNNSVLKNFQSIYNTGRLAGTGYLSILPVDQGIEHSAGASFAKNPAYFDPENIVKLAIEGGCNAVASTLGVLGLVSRKYAHKIPFVVKINHNELLSYPNKFDQILFANVEQAFDMGAAAVGATIYFGSDESSRQIQEISEAFHRAHELGLVTILWAYLRNDAFKNDKTDYHIATDLTGQANHLAATIQADIVKQKLPETNLGGFKDLKFGKKDDKMYTDLSSDHPIDMARYQVANCYMGKIGLINSGGPSGSNDLGDAVKAAVINKRAGGMGLISGRKAFQKPMKDGVALLNAIQDVYLSKDVTIA